Part of the Aquamicrobium lusatiense genome is shown below.
CCGATCGGTAACATTGTCAAGTGAACTTCGCTGATGGCACAGAACAGCAAAATTGAAGGCCACGCCGGAAAAGACCGCCAGCCGGCGGCGGCAAAGCGGATTCTCGATGTCGCGCGCGACCTGTTCTACCGGCAGGGCATCAGGGCGATCGGCGTCGACGAGATCGTCAGGACGGCGGGCGTCGCCAAGCCCAGCCTCTACCGCGCCTTTTCCTCCAAGGACGAACTGGCCGCCTCCTATCTCCGGCAATATGACCGCGAATTCTGGGAGCGGTTCGATGAGGCCGTGGCGGCGCATCCGGACAACCCGCGCGCCCAGATTCTGGCGTTTCTCACCCGCGTCGGCCAGCGCACGCAGACCCCTGCCTATCGCGGCTGCGGCATGACCAATGCGGCTGTCGAATATCCCGAACCCGACCATCCGGCCCGCAGGGTCAGCGAGGACAACAAACGCGAACTGCGCCGGCGCCTGCGCGAAATGGCGCGCGGCATGGGCGCCGCCGATGCCGACACGCTCGGCGACGGCCTGCTGCTCCTGATCGAAGGCGCCTATATTTCCGGCCAGCTCTTCGGTGCCGGCGGTCCGGCACAAGCCGTCGCCCGCAACGCCGAGCTGCTGATCGATGCCAGCCCGAAGGCTGGAGGTTAAACCAGCCCGCGCTTGGCCATCATCGCTTCGGGCGAAGGCATCTTGCCGCGGAAGGCGGTATAGAGCGCTTCCGGGTCCTTCGAGCCGCCGGCCGAATAGATGTTTTCACGCAGGCGCGCGGCCAGTTCCGGATTGAAGGGATCGCCGCTTTCCTCGAAGGCCGAGAAGGCGTCCGCGTCGAGCACTTCCGACCACATGTAGGAATAGTAGCCGGCTGAGTAGCCATCGCCGGAGAACACATGGGAAAAATGCGGCGTGCGGTGGCGCATGGCGATGGTGTCGGGCATGTCGAGCCCGGCCAGCGTCTCGGCCTCGAAGGCCAGCGGCTCCTGTGGCGCGTCCGGTCTCGCGTGATAGGCCATGTCGACCAGCGCCGAAGCGGTGAACTCGACCGTGGCGAAGCCGGCTCCAAAAGTCTGCGCCGCCAGCATCTTGTCGAGCAGCGCCTTCGGCATCGCCTTGCCGTCGCGGTAATGCAGCGCGTGCTTTTCCAGCACGGCAGGCACCGTCAGCCAGTGCTCGTAAAGCTGCGAGGGCAGTTCCACGAAATCGCGGCTGACGGAGGTACCCGACACGCTCGGCCACGTCACTTCGGTCAGCATGCCGTGCAACGCATGGCCGAATTCATGGAACAGAGTTCTGGCCTCATCCATGGACAGCAGCGCCGGCTCGCCCTTCGGCGGCTTGGCGAAGTTCATGATGTTGTAGATGATCGGCGTCGAGCCCTCGCCCAGCCTGTAGCCGGACTGCAGCGAGCTCATCCACGCGCCCGAGCGTTTTGAGGCGCGCGCGAAATAATCGGCAAGGAACAGGCCGCGCTCCGACCCGTCGGCGTTCTTCACGACGAAGACGCGCACATCCTCATGCCATCCGGCGATGCCGGTCTTTTCCTCGAAGCTGATGCCGAACAGGCGGCCGGCCACGTCGAAGCACGCGGCAATGATGCGCTCAAGCTGGAGATAGGGCTTCAGCTCGGCCTCGTCGAAGGCGAATTTCTCGGCGCGCAGCTTTTCCTGATAGAAACGCCAGTCCCATGCCGCGAAGGGCTCGTTGCTGCCGGCCTCTGTCGCCAGCCGCTCCAGTTCCCTCTGGTCCTCGCCGGCCTTTTCCAGCGCCTTCTTCCACACCGGGTCGAGCAGGTCGTGCACCGCCTTCGGTGTCTTGGCCATGGTGTCGTCGAGCTTCAGCGCGGCGAAGCTGTCATAGCCGAGCAGCTTCGCCTTCTCGGCGCGCAGCTTCAGCGTATCGCGCACCAGCGCGGTGTTGTCGCTCGCGCCGCCATTCTGCCCGCGCGAGGTAAAAGCGCGCCACGCCGCCTCGCGCAGATCGCGCCGCTCTGAGAAGGTAGTGAAGGGCTCGTAGATCGAGCGCGACAGCGTCACCGCATAACGCCCCTCCTGCCCCCGCGCGGCAGCCGCTTCGGCCATCGCGCTTTTCAGGAAATCCGGCAGGCCCGCAAGGTCGCCCTCGTCGAGGAACAGCGCCCAGTCGCGCTCGTCGGCCAGCACGTTCTGGCCGAAGCCGGTGCCGAGCGACGACAGTTCTTCGTTGATGGCCGCAAGCCGCTTCTTGCCCTCTGCATCGAGCTTCGCGCCGGAACGCACAAAACCCTTCCAGCTCTTTTCCAGAACGCGCAGCGTTTCCGCATCGAGACCCAGATCGGCGCGCTTCGCATACAGCGCATCGATGCGGGCAAACAGCTTTTCGTTCATGGAGATGGCCGAGAAGTGCCGCGACATCTTCGGCGAAATCTCGCGCTCCAGCTTCTGGATGGCCTCATTGGTGTTGGCGCCGGCCTTGCACCAGAAAATCGACGCGACCCGTTCCAGCGCCTGACCGGACAGCTCGAGCGCAGCCAGCGTGTTCTCTATCGTGGGCTCTGCCGCATTGCCGGCGATGGCCTCGATCTCGGCTTCGTGAGCGGCGAAGGCTGCGTCGAACACCGGCCCGAAATCGGCATCGGAAATGCGAGTGAAATCAGGCAGGCCAAGCGGCCCGTTCCATGCCGTGAGCGGATGGGCGGCAAGGTCGACGGTCTTTGCAGAGGACATGAAACAACTTTCGGCGATTGAAATCTCGTACCGCCGATGTAGGCCCGCCGGCCGCACTCTGCAACCGTCGCCCGGCCGGTGCCCGGGCCGGTGCTTGGGGCCATGCTCAGGCCGGGCTCAGGCCGGGCTCAGTAACCGTCGCAATTGTCGGCGACTTCGGCCTGCGAACTCGCCGTGATGCGGCCGTCGCCCACCGCGAAGGTTTCCTGCATCAGCATGCGGTTGTCGGGAAAATCGTAGCAGACCATGACGGTGGTGACGCCCTCATCCTGCTTCTCCACCCGGTGGCGGATGGAGGCGCCGGCAACGGCGTTCTCCCACTCATCCATGGAATCGAGAAATTCCTGCTTGTCCTGAATGACGTCGAGATCGTCGAGACTGATGCGGGCGTCGTCGGAGAGCAGTTCGGCGAGTGTGTCGCGGTCGGCCGTGAGCAGCGCGGCATACCAGCGCTCGATGACCTGATTATCGGCTCGCGCGCCGCCGGCCGCAAGCAGAAGTGCCGCAGTCAACGCCAGCAGGGCCTTCTTCACAGAAGACATGGCCAGTTCCCCGAACGATCCTCTTCCCGCATCAAACGCGAAAGGGGTCAGCCAAGTTCCGGCCGCTCGAAATCGCCGGTTTCCTTGTTCATCACCCACAATTCGCCGGTGGAGATGTCGAACCATGCGCCGTAGAGCGTCAGCCGGCCCTTGCTCTCCAAAATGTTCACGCACGGGAAAGTGCGCAGATTGGCAAGCGAATAGCGAATCGAGATGCGTTCCAGCGCCGTCTGCCGTTCGGAAGCCGTCATCAGCGTGCTGGACGCCACGGTTTCGGCAGCCGGGCCGATCATGCTCATCCACTTGCCGATGAAATCTCCGGGAGAAAGCGGCGCATTGTTGCTGAGGGCCGCCTTGATGCCGCCGCAACGACCATGGCCCATGACCACGATGTTCTTGACCTTCAGGCTCTGCACGGCGAATTCGAGTGCTGCGGAGGTAGCGTGGAATTCTCCATCCGGCTCATAGGGCGGAACCAGATTGGCCACGTTGCGCAAAACGAACAGCTCGCCCGGTCCGCTGTCGAAGATGGTTTCGGGTGCGGAACGCGAGTCGCAGCAGGCGACGATCATCGTATCGGGATGCTGCCCCTCCCGCGCCAGTGAGACATATCGGCCGCTCTCGGAAGCGTAGCGGCCCTGCATGAAATTGCGGTAGCCGTTGAGGAGGTGTTCGGGCAGATGGGTCATGGCCGGCGGTTGCTTTCCGTTGGGGATGGCGGACAGCCTGTGTTGGCTGGGGCCGGTCTAACGGGAAAGAGGCCTGCCGATCAACGAAGAATCGCAACGCAGGCCGAATAAAATGCTGACCGCCGGCGTTACACGGCCTGCAATTGCCGCACCGAAACTTCCGTTTCTGGATGCCGGAGACTGTGGGCATCCGTCTCGATCTGCAACTCGTTGCTGCCGCGCTGCGCCGCTCTTTTCAGCACCTCATAGACCGAAGCCGTCGTTGCGTGCAGGGCCTCCTGCGCGGTATCGCCTCCAAGCACATGCGCCAGATAGAGCGAGGCCGTGAGGTCTCCGACACCGTTCGGCGGATTGCGCACCAGATCATGTTCGGCGAACATTTCCTGCTCGCCTTCAACCAGCAGATTGCCGACGCGACCGGCAATCGCGGCGGGTGAAGACGTCACCAGCATGGTGCGCGGTGGTGCGGCGCGCGCTGCCTGCGCCAGCGACGGCAGATCGGTCAGCTCGCGCCCGCTCATCCAAGCCAGTTCATAGCGGTTGGGCGTTGCGATATCGGCAAGCGGCATGAGCTGGTCGCGCATCGCCTCGGCCACCGCCTGCGGCACATAGAGGCCGTCCAGATCGCCCATGACCGGATCGCACACGTAAAGCGCGTCCGGATTGCGCTGCTTCACGGCACGCACCAGCGAAGCGACCGCATCGG
Proteins encoded:
- a CDS encoding carbonic anhydrase, producing the protein MTHLPEHLLNGYRNFMQGRYASESGRYVSLAREGQHPDTMIVACCDSRSAPETIFDSGPGELFVLRNVANLVPPYEPDGEFHATSAALEFAVQSLKVKNIVVMGHGRCGGIKAALSNNAPLSPGDFIGKWMSMIGPAAETVASSTLMTASERQTALERISIRYSLANLRTFPCVNILESKGRLTLYGAWFDISTGELWVMNKETGDFERPELG
- a CDS encoding DUF4440 domain-containing protein, which gives rise to MSSVKKALLALTAALLLAAGGARADNQVIERWYAALLTADRDTLAELLSDDARISLDDLDVIQDKQEFLDSMDEWENAVAGASIRHRVEKQDEGVTTVMVCYDFPDNRMLMQETFAVGDGRITASSQAEVADNCDGY
- a CDS encoding TetR/AcrR family transcriptional regulator, with the translated sequence MAQNSKIEGHAGKDRQPAAAKRILDVARDLFYRQGIRAIGVDEIVRTAGVAKPSLYRAFSSKDELAASYLRQYDREFWERFDEAVAAHPDNPRAQILAFLTRVGQRTQTPAYRGCGMTNAAVEYPEPDHPARRVSEDNKRELRRRLREMARGMGAADADTLGDGLLLLIEGAYISGQLFGAGGPAQAVARNAELLIDASPKAGG
- the pdxY gene encoding pyridoxal kinase PdxY, which produces MTPHLPVPKPAVIVISSHVARGTVGNRAAVFALETLGFPVWAVPTVMLPWHLGHGPGTKIVAPPEQFAALLGDLEGSKWLGEVRGVLSGFLGDYRQADAVASLVRAVKQRNPDALYVCDPVMGDLDGLYVPQAVAEAMRDQLMPLADIATPNRYELAWMSGRELTDLPSLAQAARAAPPRTMLVTSSPAAIAGRVGNLLVEGEQEMFAEHDLVRNPPNGVGDLTASLYLAHVLGGDTAQEALHATTASVYEVLKRAAQRGSNELQIETDAHSLRHPETEVSVRQLQAV
- a CDS encoding M3 family metallopeptidase gives rise to the protein MSSAKTVDLAAHPLTAWNGPLGLPDFTRISDADFGPVFDAAFAAHEAEIEAIAGNAAEPTIENTLAALELSGQALERVASIFWCKAGANTNEAIQKLEREISPKMSRHFSAISMNEKLFARIDALYAKRADLGLDAETLRVLEKSWKGFVRSGAKLDAEGKKRLAAINEELSSLGTGFGQNVLADERDWALFLDEGDLAGLPDFLKSAMAEAAAARGQEGRYAVTLSRSIYEPFTTFSERRDLREAAWRAFTSRGQNGGASDNTALVRDTLKLRAEKAKLLGYDSFAALKLDDTMAKTPKAVHDLLDPVWKKALEKAGEDQRELERLATEAGSNEPFAAWDWRFYQEKLRAEKFAFDEAELKPYLQLERIIAACFDVAGRLFGISFEEKTGIAGWHEDVRVFVVKNADGSERGLFLADYFARASKRSGAWMSSLQSGYRLGEGSTPIIYNIMNFAKPPKGEPALLSMDEARTLFHEFGHALHGMLTEVTWPSVSGTSVSRDFVELPSQLYEHWLTVPAVLEKHALHYRDGKAMPKALLDKMLAAQTFGAGFATVEFTASALVDMAYHARPDAPQEPLAFEAETLAGLDMPDTIAMRHRTPHFSHVFSGDGYSAGYYSYMWSEVLDADAFSAFEESGDPFNPELAARLRENIYSAGGSKDPEALYTAFRGKMPSPEAMMAKRGLV